A region of Lycium barbarum isolate Lr01 chromosome 3, ASM1917538v2, whole genome shotgun sequence DNA encodes the following proteins:
- the LOC132630418 gene encoding uncharacterized protein LOC132630418 translates to MEDMLSRILKKVESIDSFCKETRDEMKSLGKVVGSHLNSIKQLESQRGQISATLNQRQKGTLPGDTVPNPKNDSDHKCHPITTRSGKTIGGETSVKDNVVVDVAEKDEASKGKEAIEEVPRALPPVPKPPPPFPQRLAKKEEDGNFLKFIERLKGLSIHIPLVEALEQMPGYAKFMKDLVTKGRHASFEKMGVTHHCCSIVTKALVQKKEDPGAFTIPCTIGMYKFSKALCDLGASISLMLLAIFNKLGLATPRPTIMRLLMVDRTVKKSVGILYDVLM, encoded by the exons ATGGAGGATATGCTTTCAAGAATATTGAAAAAGGTGGAGTCAATCGATTCATTTTGCAAAGAGACAAGGGATGAAATGAAAAGCTTGGGGAAAGTTGTAGGTTCTCACTTAAATTCCATCAAGCAATTGGAATCGCAACGTGGCCAAATCTCGGCTACTCTAAACCAAAGACAAAAGGGCACACTCCCTggtgatacagttccaaatccaaaGAATGATAGTGATCATAAATGTCATCcaatcactactaggagtggcaagACAATTGGTGGAGAGACATCGGTGAAAGACAATGTGGTGGTTG ACGTGGCAGAAAAGGATGAAGCTTCAAAAGGGAAGGAAGCGATAGAGGAGGTGCCGAGGGCTTTACCGCCCGTTCCAAAGCCTCCTCCTCCATTTCCTCAACGATTGGCTAAGAAAGAGGAAGATGGTAATTTTCTCAAGTTTATTGAGAGATTGAAAGGACTTTCAATACACATCCCTTTGGTGGAAGCACTTGAACAAATGCCCGGTTATGCAAAATTCATGAAAGACCTTGTGACCAAGGGGAGACATGCTAGTTTTGAAAAGATGGGAGTTACACATCATTGCTGCTCCATTGTGACAAAAGCCTTGGTTCAAAAGAAGGAAGACCCGGGAGCTTTCACCATTCCTTGCACTATTGGGATGTACAAATTTTCCAAAGCattatgtgatcttggagcaagcatcagCTTGATGCTGCTTGCTATCTTTAACAAGTTGGGTTTGGCCACTCCCAGGCCTACAATAATGAGGTTGCTAATGGTGGATAGAACCGTGAAGAAATCGGTTGGTATCctttatgatgtgctt ATGTAG